Genomic segment of Terriglobia bacterium:
CGGATGGCGAGCTAGAGCGCAAAGACCGAAAAGGGCGAGTCCGATTTACGCGCCGAGCCCGCTGCTACAAGAGCGAAAAGGTCGCAGAGCGATCCTGGCAACGCAGGCGGTTTGGAGCGCAAGCGACATGAGTTACTCATTCCTCAGCGCCACCACCGGATCAACTCGAGTGGCCCGCCGCGCGGGAATGTAACAGGCTGTCATCGCGGCAGCCGCGAGCAGCGCGCAAACGCTCAAGTAGGTGACGGCGTCCATGGAGCTGATGCCGATCACAAAGTCTTTTACCAACTGGCTGACGCCGGCAGCGAGCAGCAGGCCCAGCGTCAACCCGGCGGCGACCACCCACAGACCTTGCACGCCGACGGTGCGCATGATGCGTCCGCGCTGCGCGCCCAGCGCCATGCGAACGCCGATTTCATGCGTGCGCTGGCTCACCGAATATGACATCACGCCGTACACGCCGATCATCGCCAACAGCAGCCCAACCAGCCCAAGAACTCCGGTGAGCCATGCAGCCAGTTGAAATCCAAATAAGCCGTTCAGGCTGTTCAAGGCCTGGCTCATGGTGCGGACGCCGAACACCGGCATCGCCGGCGCCAGGGAATCCACTAGCGCCAGCACCTGACGCGTCAAGTCAGGCGGGACGCCACGGCTCCGGACCTGAAGTGTTTGCGTGGAAAAATAATGTTGCGCCAGAGGCACAAAGTACGTTGGTTCAATCGGACTGTAAGTATCCACGTTGCGGCTGTTCTTCATCACGCCGATGATTTGAATGGGACGCGCGGGCTCGTCTTCCGTGGAGAATTGCCGGCCGAGCGGGTCCTGTCCATGCCAATACTTCTCCGCCATGATTTCGTTGATCACCGCCACGCGCGGGCTTTTGTCGCTGTCGCTTGCGGTGAATTCGCGTCCGCGAAGCAGCGCCATGCGCATGGTCGCGAAATAGCCGGGGCTCACGGCATTGTAAAGGGCGCCAGGATGCGGCTGTCCTTTCACGGCTTCGAAGCCCGGGACGTTGATGTTTCCGCCCATCTCGGTATCGCCCATGGGCACCAGCGCGGCCAGGCTCGCCGACTCAACTCCCGGCATGGCGCGCACGCGTTCCAGAAGCCGCTGGTAAAACTCTTGTCCTCGGGCCTGCGAGTAGCCGATCTGGTTGGGGTCCAGCGTCATGTTCAGCACGTTGTGAGGATCAAAGCCCAGATCAACATGTTGCGCCGCCTGCAAGCTTCGCATGAACAAACCGGCGGCCGTCAGCAGGACCAGAGAGCTTGCAACCTGAGCAGCCACCAGCACGTTGCGAACGCGCTGCCGGCGTCCAGTGGTGGTGCGTCCGCTCTCGCGCAGCACCGGGTTGAGATTGGCGCGGGCCACGCGCAGCGCCGGGACAATCCCCACCACGATTCCCGCGATCAGCGCAACCGCGCACGCATAGGTAAATACCAGCCAGCTGAATTGAAGATCAAAGCGGATGGGCAGCGCCGACTCGGCCTGCATGGACGCCAATGCCAGAGCGCGCATCCCCAGCACGCCGACGGCGATTCCGCCCAGGCATCCCAGGCCCGCCAGAAGCACGCTCTCGGTGAGAAGCTGGCGCACCAGCCGGCCACGCGCCGCGCCCAGCGCCGCGCGCACAGCGATTTCACCTTGCCGCGTTGTCCCGCGCACCAGCAGCAGGTTCACAACATTCACGCAGGAGAGGCCCAGAACCAGAGCGCCCAGCGTGAGCAGCA
This window contains:
- a CDS encoding ABC transporter permease — translated: MSWTRFFRRSRWDQERAREIEACLQIEIDSNMARGMSAEDARAAAHRKFGNATLVREEIYRMNSLGFLETLWQDIRYGWRMLRKSPGFTVVAALTLALGIGANTAIFSMVDWLLFQQLPVQDPKAITYLGFAMSGSRHNDNQFSFPEYQEMRKQCGAEFDGISAFTFGGAAGSQMGPDGLTYQGKTLPLQSIFVTGNFFSMLGIQPELGRFFAADEGNTPNADPVIVLAYDLWHSRFQGDRQIIGQQVAVNGHPFTVIGVAPQGFYGPTPVMRMEAYLPLGMLTVEAGHPANFLTKADVRSLVVIARLKHGDKPEQVQPALSVVGQRLLAQNPRPDEKLTVLHAVPLRPPALMNTEGPNPAIRFSLLLLTLGALVLGLSCVNVVNLLLVRGTTRQGEIAVRAALGAARGRLVRQLLTESVLLAGLGCLGGIAVGVLGMRALALASMQAESALPIRFDLQFSWLVFTYACAVALIAGIVVGIVPALRVARANLNPVLRESGRTTTGRRQRVRNVLVAAQVASSLVLLTAAGLFMRSLQAAQHVDLGFDPHNVLNMTLDPNQIGYSQARGQEFYQRLLERVRAMPGVESASLAALVPMGDTEMGGNINVPGFEAVKGQPHPGALYNAVSPGYFATMRMALLRGREFTASDSDKSPRVAVINEIMAEKYWHGQDPLGRQFSTEDEPARPIQIIGVMKNSRNVDTYSPIEPTYFVPLAQHYFSTQTLQVRSRGVPPDLTRQVLALVDSLAPAMPVFGVRTMSQALNSLNGLFGFQLAAWLTGVLGLVGLLLAMIGVYGVMSYSVSQRTHEIGVRMALGAQRGRIMRTVGVQGLWVVAAGLTLGLLLAAGVSQLVKDFVIGISSMDAVTYLSVCALLAAAAMTACYIPARRATRVDPVVALRNE